From Punica granatum isolate Tunisia-2019 chromosome 1, ASM765513v2, whole genome shotgun sequence:
CAGTGAGGAATTATATTCATATGTTGTGGCTGAATGATGTTTCTTGAGTTTATAGGCTTATGTCTTTCCAATATGTCTATGTGGCAGCTTCCTTGGACGAGGGAGAATCTGGCGAAGAGTTCCAAGGTGTGATCCCTACTGGGCGGGGTTTGTCTACTATGACCCGACCAACGACCTGATGAATTGCATATAGTGCTCTCAACTGTAATGTTATCCTAGCATTACGAGGTATTGTTGCTTTGCTTACATAGTTCACCTAAATGGCTTTCCATTGTAATCCCTTGTCCGCGCACTTATGCGGCAAACAGCTTCTGCAATTCAACTATGGGTATGACTAGTGAATTTCTTTCATATCAGGAACCATACACATGGGTCTTTGGGGGAGTAGGGaaattcgggtttcacacagCTCAGATTTGGTTCTGCTTTACGGTCAATTTGTTCGGCCTGAGGCGGCTATTTGATGACTCCCATGCTCTCTCCACGGTATTCCGTTGAACCAGGAAGGCTTTCAACCAAGACATGTTTGATGGATTGGTAGAGGGAAAAATTCTCCAAGTTTCTAGATTGTAATTGATTTTTGAGTTATAACAAAATATTCTTGCTGGTCACAAGCCAAATCCATTAGAGGCGGtaaataatttgtatttatcaGAATAAGATTTTTCTGATTGTAGCTTATTTTTGTAGAATTTCTGAACTCCCTCAATAATCTGAAAGCAGAGGGAGAGATGCAATAAGAGATTTTACAGATGTTCGACAGCTATTCCGATTTCCCGtctctcttccttttcttctcttttcttgggtTTGATTTGATCAGAGGAACAATATCTTCATCGAATCGAGCAGCACCCGTGAAAGCTTCTCTTCACGAAGAATCTTGTTGTTTTGACTAAAAGCTATTTAAAGAGGCTCCAAGCATACATTGGAGAAGGAAGGACAAGGCATCCGATAGGACTGCAAACTTCCCAATTATATTGATATAGACGGCTCGACATTAATATTTGCACCGTACCGTACGGGGACAGCGATGGGTAAATACATTCAGCAATCAGAAGAAAAGGATACTAGACATATCACAGCACGGACTAGATGATCGGTTATATCTTTCCCACCAAACAGAAGAACCTGAAACACAACTGACTTTTCCCATGACAGTACCCTCTCAGCGCAATGAGAAGTTCCCTCGCCCCTCTCTTAAGCTTCTTCCCCTCCGATACTCGATCTCTGCATCTGAGCTAGACAAGCCTGAGGGGTATTTCCGACAGCTCCTGGATGTCCGCAGCCTAGGGAGCCTATTACCAGTATCCTGCTCGCTATCGGTTAACGACCTATTGTTGGGTGTGCTGAGTCCGCCTGAATTAGAATGAGTGCGAAGACATGATTATTAATGCCACAGAGAATCTCCCTAAGGAGAAAAACGAAGAAGCATCAAAGGAAATATCAATTCCGGTTCCGGTACCTCGTGTAATGTTGCCACATACAAATGTTTTCTTTAATGGAAACACGAAGGCTTCTAATCATACTGTTAACTCatatgaaaaaggaaattgtTTTTCCTTGAGAAAAGGAAGCCTATCAGATCCCAAGCAACAATCTTTTGTTCTGCCTGGATGCTTCGAGTGTTGTCTTTGAATAATACACCTTGACTCAAACATTTAAAAACCTCATGGAGCAAAGCTAGCCTATTTTAACAGCCGAGACTCACTAAGCTTCCAGGCAGCCTATAGATTAAGCATTAGCGGGTTGGGCTTCCATGAATCAAATATAGTGTACAACGAATAACCAAGCCTCGgtgaaatttcatttttgaaCCGCGGGTGATTTGGCGCTTGAAGTTCGAATGGAACACCATAAAGGGCACATAAAAACATGGCGACTTATAATATAAAGTACCCACAGTATAAACTGCATTTGATACCTGAACAACCTTGGAGTTGTCGAAATATGTGGAAAATGCAATGAGCCCCACTTTGACTAATTCCATGTTGGTTTTTTCATAATGAGGACAGGAGCAGGCAATTTTTTCAGTGtaaaagaacaagagaagAGACGCACCTCTGTGTTCATTCCGTGGCATTGCCATTCGAACAGGGTCACCCATATCTGATTCAGGTAGAGTGCTATTCGAGGCCCACAAGTTTGTGTGTGATTTTACCACTGCCTTTTGCTTCTCATTCACATACGGAGGCCGCAAATTTTCTTCAACGGGTGGCCTGATGGTGAATGAATCATCTGCCACATCAGCAATCTCCACATACTGGGCGGTTGTAATGATTTCATCTGCGCTAAACCCAAAGGATGCGCGGTAAGCTTCTATTTCCTCTGCATCTTGCTTGGGGCTTCTACTAGTGTTTTGCCTGCTCTGATACCCATTTCCGCCTGTTGAATGGACGTCTGAATCCTTGGAGACACTCAATCTCCCAGCAGTGTATGAATTTTGATCAAGATAGAATTCGGCGAATGTAGCAGGGCAGAAGAAATTTGTATCATGAGACATATTTGGGGCCTCCCGATCTGGAAACGCTGACGATAAGCAATCACTTGAGATCCTCGATATCGGAGATCTGAGGCTGCTGGCAGGGCTTTCTGGGTACGGAGGGTACGTTGCTTGAAGATCGTTGGACGACACATAATTTTCCTTCTGTGCCCCTTTGAGATCCCTCGAAGCTAGAAGGTATCGAGCATAGGGAACCTCGGGGGAAGAGGGAGTAGTAGAAAGGTGGGCGAGCTCGGGAGGGGGAGTAAGAGGGGCAGTGGATGGCTCGGTAGTGAAGGTTGAGAAGACTGGTGGAGAGACAAGTTGGGTTTCATGGGCAAATGGACCTGTAGCGAACATCATGGAGGAGGGTCCACCAGGTGAGTTGGCCGATAGGAAATTACTTGGTGACTGGGCTGTTGAGGGGAGAGCAGAGTTCGTAAAGGATGCAGGGGATGAAGGAGGTGCCAGAAGAGACGGAGCTATAGCTGTTGTGGCTTGATTTGCTTGAGGTCTGTTGGGTTGAGCTGCTGCAGCATTGCCCTCAGGAACACGAGATGCAGGAACTATACGCTTTCCACCTTTCTGAGCACCGAAGCAGGAAAGTGCAGCCAAACATCCTCCCCACCGCTTTCGCTACCAAAAGAAGAAAGCTTAATAAGATAAACAATTTAACTTCTGCAAAGTACGTCCATTCATAAAGATCACAAAAAGATATCAACATAAATCTGAAAGCACCAAACATCCTAGCACCCAGCATCTATCAAAGTACACAATTAAACCCAGAAAACCCAAAGGTGGACCTAGTCTCATATTTCTAAACCTGATAATAAAACCAACCGAGAGATCGGTTACTGAAAAGATCATTAACAAGCTTTAATCTGTCAGAAGTTTATGGTCAAAAGCTGTTGGAAACTCTAGCAGCTACACGACGGCTATGTGTGCAAGGAAGGATTCGAACTCACAACCTCGTGGACAAGCCATGAAGTGTACAAACGTCCTATCAGAGTACAGCTCATCTTTTATTCGATGTGTAAGACGCTTTTGAATGTTCTGCGTTGCACATCCTTTTCTTTGACCCTTTTGTGCTGCGTCTCCATCATCAACTGAATGCAACCCAACCCACTCCTTGGCCTCATTTCTATTTCCTCGCAAACCAGAAAACCAAAAACCCGAGCTACTTCCTATCACCAGATGGGCTACACTTCATCCACATAACTACGCAATCCGCTCTAGTCAGCTCTATCAACATCAGTCCCTTTCTAGCTAACCCATCTTACTCCCAGCAGTTCTTGACACTCTGGTCAGCAATAGATCTAAAACAACAGACAGGCATAAAACCTCAACCAGATCTGACAAAACCATTACATCGGCAAACAAAAAAGATCAAACGAACAAGACCCACATAAGATCAAAGGGAATGGGAAACAAGGAATAATTAAACAAACCCGTTCTTGCTGCTGCGGAGGAACTCTAATCTGCTCCGATCCCATGCTACCCATCTCACCCAGTTTCAGGAGTCAGCAAAACGCCTCCTTTTCTTTGCTTTTTGCTGACAATGGGCTCGCTTTTCCTCCCCTTTACAGCTCGGCGATAACTTCTACAGGAAACCCATCAGCGCTTTCGATGGCTTGCTCTCATTCATAGCCCAGCTGATGAGCTGTGGGGCTGAAACAGCAGCTACCCTCTTGCCTGATCAGAAGCTGACTAGCTTTAGACTTTCTATCTTGAAGCGCAGACGGAGAGAGGGtaagggggaggaggaggaggaggaggaggagggaatGGCGTTGTGTGCTGCGACCAGTGAATGGGAACGGAAACTGATTTATCGAAAGCCAAAGAAAGACAAAAGCGGAAAGGGATCGGAGTGTGTGAGTGACTGAGGAAAACGGCAAAAGAAAGCAAGAAAGACAGACAGACACCCCATGAGagagaaaattaaagaaacagACGCAGACACAGActgaaaaaaatggaaaaaaaaaaaagaagaagaaaccatTTCCCACTTTTTTTGGTTTGGTTTTGTTTCAGTTAGACCCCAGAAGTTTGCCTCTCCTCTCTATTTGACCCTTATCAGTGCGGCCCGCGTTTACGGGTTTAGGATGTTCCCTTGCCTTGACCTGAGCATGGCTCGGTGAGGCCGACGACAGAATAGAATGAAATGAAACTGTGCTCTATACTGGTCTTTAGTTAATCAAGTGACTCGTCCATAAATGGACCATCTTTTATTCAACAcaccattttcttttcatagtAAAAGTCAAAGTCCTATTCATTTGGACTCTTTTAACTCGAGTTTTAAGGTATCTAAATGTGGATTTACCTCGATCACTGTACTTGAACAGGcatctcatatatatttttttcatcagCTACTTTTTTCTGCATAACTCTTCGGATCCGAGGTCGGACGTTCAACCTTCGAGCCGAAGACGACATTGATATTGACCCCTAAGACTTGTTGATAGTGATATAATATTAACTAAAGCGTGTGTGCGTGTGTGTTATCCCTATCAGTTGTCACCCTGATCGCACCGAAAGGTACATTACATTACATTACATTAAGGGGATAAATAAGAAATGGACTTGAGGAGGAGCCCGTATATTACGGGCCTGTGGACCTGTCTAGACTTGTTTATGGGCTTGACCATCCGGCCCAATTCCTTCACACGAGTCAATGAaactccgtttggtttcgcaattaaaatcaaaattttaactttaactcatcACACTACACAATCTTGTCCTTTTctataatcaaaatcaaagttattttaattctgaaaccaaacgcacgaTAAATGTTTTGCTTGCCCTGTTCTAgcatgagaaaagaaaagaaaagataatgaGTCACCATACCAATTGGAAGTTGGAAACGCCATGTCCTTACCACAAATCGCAACGCATCATATTTGCATGAACATGTTTTATGTTAACACAAGTTCTCTCGAATCACTAAGGCCCAACAGCCCGGTGGTTAGGCTCGAGATAGTTGCCTCGATCGTTTCGAATCTCCTCCCACGCAACGACATTCCTCTTTAAGGTATTTGTGAATAATATTGGTCGTGACCTAATTAGGATCAGTATCTCTCATATACATATAGTTagaaaaaatacaataataatGTCCCGATACATTGTGAGCCATACAAGACAAGAATATTTTCGAATATATTTTAATAGTATTGTTCATGTGCAATGACTTCCATTCTATAAATGGTCTTTCCTCATTTTAGTGAATAAAGAGGTTTAGATTACTGGGCTCATTATTCTCGAACTCTGACAATTTTAATCGACATAACTACATTTTACCGGGAGCCATCCATCATCAAGCCGCTAGTGTTAGGAGGGAGGACTTATGTTTATGCTTAACCCAAaaatgggtttttttttttttgaggagTAAACGGTCAGATGACTCGGACAGAACAGAGAAATAGAAGAagtggaggaagaagacgacaCAGTGAAACAGAACGGAAGCGAAGCAGAGCAGAGAACAAGATCCCATCAAGAACGAACCTCAGAGCTCCCAACCGGCGTCAATGGAGGACGACATAGACTCCCTCTTCGAGGGCATGGTCCTCTTCACTCCTTCCCAGCTTTCAGACCCTTCTCCTGCTCCCCAGCCCCAGCCCATCGACCCGtcacctccacctccacctccacctGATCCCCCGGCGGCGTCTTCCTCTTCGGAGCCGCTCGACGAGAACCTCTTCTCCGACCTCACACTCGTCACTCCTCTCCCGGGCTTGCCCGAGAACGGCCACGAAGAGCCCCAGCTGAGCTCCTCTGCCCCGATCGAATCGCCGGCCGCTGGCAATTCGGTCAAAGCGAGAGAGGCAGCTCCACCCTCGGCGGTGTCTCGACAGTTCTCgcggaagaagaagaaagctgCCGGGTTAAGGATCGGATACGGGAGGCATGAGATCGAACAAGAGCCGCCTCCACCTCCTTCcccttctgcttcttcttctgttCCGATCGATGCTGCCTCTGCCAATTCACCGGACGTCAGATCAAAGGAAGATACTTTATCCACAGTTTCGCTCAATTCTCTGTCTGATAGAGCAGAGCAAGGCGATTCCATCCCTTCCATTCCGACAGCAAAGATCGATCATGAGGAGCTGCGGCCTCCTCCTACTTCGGAGGAGACAAAATCCGAACATGAATCAATCGATACAGGTGAAGGCTATGACGATCATCCGAAGGGGAACGatgaatcgatcgagacaaaATTCGATAGAATCAAGGCTGAGATTTCTGAGAAGCTCGAGCAGGCTCGGGAACTGGTGGCAGCCTTATCCGTGGCAAAGAAGGAGGCCATaaggaagagaaggaaagCTGCTGAGAGGGTGAACTCGGCTTCCGCGAGGCTGAAGGAGCTCGAGAGGAGCTTGGAGGAGGCGTGCGAAGCCGAGGATTTTGAAACAGCGGAGAAATTGAGCGAAAGCATTGCAGGCGCTGACAAGGAGAAGGAGGCTTTAGTGGATGCCCTGAGAGATGCAGAAGCTGAGTGTGATGAGGTTGATGAACAGATGCAGCAGGTTCTTGAGGCTCAGATTGCCGCAGAGGAAGAATGTGTCTCTCTGCTCGAGAGCTTCTCCATGGTAACCTGCACAACTTCTCCTCGTTTTAAGTGGTTTAAAATTGCATGTACTGCTGCTGATTCCATTCTCGGTGCTGTATGAATATTTCTTGTCAAAGCTTGAGCGGTTAGGAAGGCATATCGAGAGCACTTTTAACATTGCCTTGATGCATAAGCTAAGTTTTATATCTGCAAATTCGATTTAGATGACGCTGTGCTCTATTTCTCCGAAAAGCTGTTGCTGTTTGATGGGCAGTGATAATGTGTGTTGTGCACGTCCTAATGCTGCCATTTGTGTTACTACTCACACTTGCCAACTGCACTGGAACTCAGGCTGCTAAGAAGGAATCGAAACGAATAACCAGGAACTATGGTGAACACATGTTACTGTGTTGATATT
This genomic window contains:
- the LOC116194130 gene encoding uncharacterized protein At1g76660-like isoform X3 — encoded protein: MSCTLIGRLYTSWLVHERKRWGGCLAALSCFGAQKGGKRIVPASRVPEGNAAAAQPNRPQANQATTAIAPSLLAPPSSPASFTNSALPSTAQSPSNFLSANSPGGPSSMMFATGPFAHETQLVSPPVFSTFTTEPSTAPLTPPPELAHLSTTPSSPEVPYARYLLASRDLKGAQKENYVSSNDLQATYPPYPESPASSLRSPISRISSDCLSSAFPDREAPNMSHDTNFFCPATFAEFYLDQNSYTAGRLSVSKDSDVHSTGGNGYQSRQNTSRSPKQDAEEIEAYRASFGFSADEIITTAQYVEIADVADDSFTIRPPVEENLRPPYVNEKQKAVVKSHTNLWASNSTLPESDMGDPVRMAMPRNEHRGGLSTPNNRSLTDSEQDTGNRLPRLRTSRSCRKYPSGLSSSDAEIEYRRGRSLREGRGNFSLR
- the LOC116194130 gene encoding uncharacterized protein At1g76660-like isoform X1, translating into MGSMGSEQIRVPPQQQERRKRWGGCLAALSCFGAQKGGKRIVPASRVPEGNAAAAQPNRPQANQATTAIAPSLLAPPSSPASFTNSALPSTAQSPSNFLSANSPGGPSSMMFATGPFAHETQLVSPPVFSTFTTEPSTAPLTPPPELAHLSTTPSSPEVPYARYLLASRDLKGAQKENYVSSNDLQATYPPYPESPASSLRSPISRISSDCLSSAFPDREAPNMSHDTNFFCPATFAEFYLDQNSYTAGRLSVSKDSDVHSTGGNGYQSRQNTSRSPKQDAEEIEAYRASFGFSADEIITTAQYVEIADVADDSFTIRPPVEENLRPPYVNEKQKAVVKSHTNLWASNSTLPESDMGDPVRMAMPRNEHRGGLSTPNNRSLTDSEQDTGNRLPRLRTSRSCRKYPSGLSSSDAEIEYRRGRSLREGRGNFSLR
- the LOC116194130 gene encoding uncharacterized protein At1g76660-like isoform X2 gives rise to the protein MSCTLIGRLYTSWLVHEVRKRWGGCLAALSCFGAQKGGKRIVPASRVPEGNAAAAQPNRPQANQATTAIAPSLLAPPSSPASFTNSALPSTAQSPSNFLSANSPGGPSSMMFATGPFAHETQLVSPPVFSTFTTEPSTAPLTPPPELAHLSTTPSSPEVPYARYLLASRDLKGAQKENYVSSNDLQATYPPYPESPASSLRSPISRISSDCLSSAFPDREAPNMSHDTNFFCPATFAEFYLDQNSYTAGRLSVSKDSDVHSTGGNGYQSRQNTSRSPKQDAEEIEAYRASFGFSADEIITTAQYVEIADVADDSFTIRPPVEENLRPPYVNEKQKAVVKSHTNLWASNSTLPESDMGDPVRMAMPRNEHRGGLSTPNNRSLTDSEQDTGNRLPRLRTSRSCRKYPSGLSSSDAEIEYRRGRSLREGRGNFSLR